TCAAATATAGAGCATCCAAATTGCCTTTGATAAATGGTATATTATTGGGGACCAATTGTTTGTGAATTCTATAGTTACCATCGCGATCCATAGCTTTGACTATGAAATACTCGTGATGAGCTACAATGGGAGGCAAAGTAAATTCCTCATTGAACTTTTGAATGTGTATGCCAAATACATCCTTACCATGCTCAAATTGTTTATATGCGAATACTAAACCGTGTTGGCTTATAATTTGCACATAGTAAAGACTTACGGATTCAAATGAAAATTCAAATCCTATTTTGTTTTTCTCAAACCACGGTTGTGTTTCCATCTCGATAAAAGGCGCTCCCCCCACGCGAAAATCAATAGCACCGAGCGTAGGCTGAATGTTAAAATATTGGACGTAATCTAACCAATCAGTTTGCCAGGCATCCAGTTCTTTTGAATTAATATTCACATCGGAATTAAAACTCGCCATTAAATTGGACGATTCACCGTAATGACTCAATCCAAAAGCGTGTCCGAGTTCGTGTGCCACAACTATTGACAGTGCGCATTTTTCGTCTCGGACAACAACTGCTATACCGGAGTTAACACTCTCATATATAGTATCCTGATGGATATGTAACTTATCCGTAGCTACGCCGCAAATGTCCGAGTCAAACAAAGTAACTGGCGGATCCCCGAAGTCTGGATTCTCAAGGAACACAAGTATGACGTTATCGCCAGGCCATAAATGTTTTGGTATTTCATCGAGTAAATCTGAATAGTGTTCATATCTTAAAGCATTAAATCTTCCATGCACTCTATGTATATGAATCTCATCGTTTTCGTCTTTCCCAACCTTAAAAGTTTTGGGAAATTTACCATGTCGTCTCATTTGTCTACGGAAAAACTCTTGAGCTTCCTTAATAGATGTATCTATATCCTCATCTATATTATCAGGTATTTCTGCGTCTGACGGTACAAAGTG
The sequence above is drawn from the Candidatus Poribacteria bacterium genome and encodes:
- a CDS encoding matrixin family metalloprotease; the encoded protein is MRNIVLLTLILGLTFTLNIQFEAVALIVKVVHFVPSDAEIPDNIDEDIDTSIKEAQEFFRRQMRRHGKFPKTFKVGKDENDEIHIHRVHGRFNALRYEHYSDLLDEIPKHLWPGDNVILVFLENPDFGDPPVTLFDSDICGVATDKLHIHQDTIYESVNSGIAVVVRDEKCALSIVVAHELGHAFGLSHYGESSNLMASFNSDVNINSKELDAWQTDWLDYVQYFNIQPTLGAIDFRVGGAPFIEMETQPWFEKNKIGFEFSFESVSLYYVQIISQHGLVFAYKQFEHGKDVFGIHIQKFNEEFTLPPIVAHHEYFIVKAMDRDGNYRIHKQLVPNNIPFIKGNLDALYLREDVNQDGKVDSQDLIVVASNYGINPDKNSTIKPDVNLDGVVDKKDLELVLKKMKDPGAAAPSLIKIKKTTTWGALKQK